Proteins from one Malaya genurostris strain Urasoe2022 chromosome 2, Malgen_1.1, whole genome shotgun sequence genomic window:
- the LOC131428489 gene encoding general transcription and DNA repair factor IIH helicase subunit XPD isoform X2: MLELKRTFDAKGHCLLEMPSGTGKTTTLLSLIVAYIMEYPHIVRKLIYCSRTVPEIEKVIAELKHLMNYYEKQTGVMPNITGLVLSSRKNMCIHSEVSKERDGKIVDAKCYGMTASYVRDRASTDDSVAVCQYYEGFQAEGKETTLPPGVYSIDDMKDFGRERNWCPYFMSRFAINQAQVVVYSYHYLLDPKIAEVVSKELAKESVVVCDEAHNIDNVCVDSMSVKINRRLIEKSTTGIHTLEKYVSEMKEDDRQRLNDEYLRLVQGLKDASFARETDMVLANPVLPSEILKEVVPGNIRNADHFLSFLKRFIEYIKSRLRVQHVVQESPAGFLKDVQTKVCIERKPLRFCAERLSSLLRTLEITDLTEFGALTVITSFATLVSTYTKGFTIIIEPFDDKTPTVSNPILHLSCMDSSIAMKPIFQRFQSVVITSGTLSPMDMYPKILDFEPVVMSSFTMTLARPCLLPMIVSRGNDQVAISSKFETREDTAVTRNYGQLLVETAKTVPDGVVCFFTSYLYLESVVASWYDQGIIDTLLRYKLLFIETQDSAETSYALMNYVKACECGRGAVLLAVARGRVSEGVDFDHHLGRAVLMFGIPYVYTQSRILKARLDYLRDQFQIRENDFLTFDALRHAAQCVGRAIRGKTDYGIMIFADKRFSRQDKRGKLPKWIQEHLTDNHCNLSTEESMQLAKRWLRQMAQPFTREDQLGVSLLTLEQLQNTEKEKLEKQAQGKK, from the exons ATGCTGGAGCTCAAGCGTACCTTCGATGCCAAAGGCCACTGCCTACTGGAGATGCCTTCAGGGACTGGTAAAACCACAACTCTTCTGTCACTGATTGTTGCCTATATCATGGAATATCCGCACATTGTACGGAAACTGATCTATTGCTCACGTACCGTGCCGGAAATTGAGAAGGTCATTGCCGAATTGAAACACCTGATGAACTATTATGAAAAACAAACCGGTGTGATGCCTAACATCACGGGGCTGGTGTTGAGCTCCCGAAAAAATATGTGCATTCATTCAGAAGTCAGCAAAGAGCGAGATGGAAAAATTGTCGATGCCAAGTGCTACGGCATGACGGCCAGCTACGTTCGGGATCGGGCCTCAACGGATGACTCGGTGGCAGTGTGTCAGTATTACGAAGGTTTCCAAGCGGAGGGAAAAGAAACCACACTGCCACCGGGCGTTTACTCGATAGACGATATGAAAGACTTTGGGCGGGAGCGAAACTGGTGCCCGTATTTCATGTCTCGTTTCGCG attaatcAAGCACAGGTGGTCGTTTACAGTTATCACTATTTACTGGATCCGAAAATAGCGGAAGTTGTTTCTAAGGAACTCGCGAAAGAATCGGTTGTGGTCTGCGATGAAGCTCACAATATTG ACAATGTTTGTGTCGACTCAATGAGTGTTAAAATAAATCGAAGATTGATTGAAAAGAGCACTACCGGCATTCACACGTTGGAGAAATATGTTTCAGA GATGAAAGAGGACGACCGCCAGCGACTGAACGATGAATATCTGAGGTTGGTGCAAGGATTGAAAGATGCTTCATTTGCCCGTGAAACGGACATGGTACTAGCGAACCCGGTTCTGCCATCCGAGATCCTTAAGGAAGTTGTTCCCGGAAATATCCGAAATGCAGATCATTTTCTAAGCTTCCTGAAGAGGTTTATCGAGTACATCAAATCACGGCTACGCGTTCAACACGTTGTTCAAGAAAGTCCTGCAGGGTTCCTCAAGGACGTACAGACGAAGGTCTGTATCGAGCGAAAGCCTTTGCGTTTCTGCGCCGAACGCTTATCCTCACTGCTACGAACATTGGAAATAACCGATCTTACGGAGTTTGGCGCTTTGACGGTTATCACCTCCTTTGCAACGCTTGTCTCCACTTATACCAAGGGATTTACGATTATCATTGAGCCATTCGATGATAAAACACCTACAGTATCGAATCCAATCCTACACTTAAGCTGCATGGACTCATCCATAGCGATGAAGCCGATTTTCCAGCGGTTTCAAAGTGTGGTTATCACTTCCGGTACTTTGTCCCCTATGGACATGTATCCGAAAATTTTAGACTTTGAACCAGTGGTTATGAGTTCCTTTACGATGACACTGGCAAGACCGTGTCTGTTGCCAATG ATTGTTTCCCGAGGAAATGATCAGGTTGCGATTTCATCGAAATTCGAAACCCGAGAAGACACTGCGGTGACACGAAACTATGGCCAACTGTTGGTAGAAACGGCAAAAACCGTCCCGGATGGAGTTGTTTGCTTTTTCACATCGTACCTATACCTGGAATCGGTAGTTGCCTCGTGGTACGATCAGGGTATCATCGACACACTGCTACGGTACAAATTGCTATTTATCGAAACGCAGGACAGCGCAGAGACTTCCTATGCACTGATGAACTACGTGAAAGCATGCGAATGTGGCCGTGGAGCCGTTCTATTGGCCGTTGCTCGTGGACGCGTTTCGGAAGGTGTAGATTTTGATCATCACTTAGGTAGGGCAGTACTGATGTTTGGCATTCCGTACGTCTACACGCAGTCTAGGATACTGAAAGCTCGTCTAGATTATCTACGCGATCAGTTTCAAATAAGAGAAAACGATTTTCTCACCTTCGATGCCCTACGACATGCGGCTCAGTGCGTTGGGCGGGCCATTCG TGGTAAAACAGATTACGGTATTATGATATTCGCTGATAAACGCTTCTCACGGCAAGACAAACGAGGAAAGCTGCCCAAATGGATCCAGGAACATTTGACGGATAATCACTGCAATCTTAGTACGGAGGAATCGATGCAG CTCGCCAAACGTTGGCTCCGTCAAATGGCACAACCCTTCACTCGAGAGGACCAGCTGGGAGTGTCACTTCTCACACTGGAACAGCTGCAGAATACCGAAAAGGAGAAACTGGAGAAACAGGCTCAGGGAAAGAAGTGA
- the LOC131428489 gene encoding general transcription and DNA repair factor IIH helicase subunit XPD isoform X1 — translation MRISVDGLLVYFPYEYIYPEQYAYMLELKRTFDAKGHCLLEMPSGTGKTTTLLSLIVAYIMEYPHIVRKLIYCSRTVPEIEKVIAELKHLMNYYEKQTGVMPNITGLVLSSRKNMCIHSEVSKERDGKIVDAKCYGMTASYVRDRASTDDSVAVCQYYEGFQAEGKETTLPPGVYSIDDMKDFGRERNWCPYFMSRFAINQAQVVVYSYHYLLDPKIAEVVSKELAKESVVVCDEAHNIDNVCVDSMSVKINRRLIEKSTTGIHTLEKYVSEMKEDDRQRLNDEYLRLVQGLKDASFARETDMVLANPVLPSEILKEVVPGNIRNADHFLSFLKRFIEYIKSRLRVQHVVQESPAGFLKDVQTKVCIERKPLRFCAERLSSLLRTLEITDLTEFGALTVITSFATLVSTYTKGFTIIIEPFDDKTPTVSNPILHLSCMDSSIAMKPIFQRFQSVVITSGTLSPMDMYPKILDFEPVVMSSFTMTLARPCLLPMIVSRGNDQVAISSKFETREDTAVTRNYGQLLVETAKTVPDGVVCFFTSYLYLESVVASWYDQGIIDTLLRYKLLFIETQDSAETSYALMNYVKACECGRGAVLLAVARGRVSEGVDFDHHLGRAVLMFGIPYVYTQSRILKARLDYLRDQFQIRENDFLTFDALRHAAQCVGRAIRGKTDYGIMIFADKRFSRQDKRGKLPKWIQEHLTDNHCNLSTEESMQLAKRWLRQMAQPFTREDQLGVSLLTLEQLQNTEKEKLEKQAQGKK, via the exons ATGAG AATAAGCGTGGATGGGTTGCTGGTGTACTTTCCGTACGAGTACATCTATCCGGAACAGTACGCATACATGCTGGAGCTCAAGCGTACCTTCGATGCCAAAGGCCACTGCCTACTGGAGATGCCTTCAGGGACTGGTAAAACCACAACTCTTCTGTCACTGATTGTTGCCTATATCATGGAATATCCGCACATTGTACGGAAACTGATCTATTGCTCACGTACCGTGCCGGAAATTGAGAAGGTCATTGCCGAATTGAAACACCTGATGAACTATTATGAAAAACAAACCGGTGTGATGCCTAACATCACGGGGCTGGTGTTGAGCTCCCGAAAAAATATGTGCATTCATTCAGAAGTCAGCAAAGAGCGAGATGGAAAAATTGTCGATGCCAAGTGCTACGGCATGACGGCCAGCTACGTTCGGGATCGGGCCTCAACGGATGACTCGGTGGCAGTGTGTCAGTATTACGAAGGTTTCCAAGCGGAGGGAAAAGAAACCACACTGCCACCGGGCGTTTACTCGATAGACGATATGAAAGACTTTGGGCGGGAGCGAAACTGGTGCCCGTATTTCATGTCTCGTTTCGCG attaatcAAGCACAGGTGGTCGTTTACAGTTATCACTATTTACTGGATCCGAAAATAGCGGAAGTTGTTTCTAAGGAACTCGCGAAAGAATCGGTTGTGGTCTGCGATGAAGCTCACAATATTG ACAATGTTTGTGTCGACTCAATGAGTGTTAAAATAAATCGAAGATTGATTGAAAAGAGCACTACCGGCATTCACACGTTGGAGAAATATGTTTCAGA GATGAAAGAGGACGACCGCCAGCGACTGAACGATGAATATCTGAGGTTGGTGCAAGGATTGAAAGATGCTTCATTTGCCCGTGAAACGGACATGGTACTAGCGAACCCGGTTCTGCCATCCGAGATCCTTAAGGAAGTTGTTCCCGGAAATATCCGAAATGCAGATCATTTTCTAAGCTTCCTGAAGAGGTTTATCGAGTACATCAAATCACGGCTACGCGTTCAACACGTTGTTCAAGAAAGTCCTGCAGGGTTCCTCAAGGACGTACAGACGAAGGTCTGTATCGAGCGAAAGCCTTTGCGTTTCTGCGCCGAACGCTTATCCTCACTGCTACGAACATTGGAAATAACCGATCTTACGGAGTTTGGCGCTTTGACGGTTATCACCTCCTTTGCAACGCTTGTCTCCACTTATACCAAGGGATTTACGATTATCATTGAGCCATTCGATGATAAAACACCTACAGTATCGAATCCAATCCTACACTTAAGCTGCATGGACTCATCCATAGCGATGAAGCCGATTTTCCAGCGGTTTCAAAGTGTGGTTATCACTTCCGGTACTTTGTCCCCTATGGACATGTATCCGAAAATTTTAGACTTTGAACCAGTGGTTATGAGTTCCTTTACGATGACACTGGCAAGACCGTGTCTGTTGCCAATG ATTGTTTCCCGAGGAAATGATCAGGTTGCGATTTCATCGAAATTCGAAACCCGAGAAGACACTGCGGTGACACGAAACTATGGCCAACTGTTGGTAGAAACGGCAAAAACCGTCCCGGATGGAGTTGTTTGCTTTTTCACATCGTACCTATACCTGGAATCGGTAGTTGCCTCGTGGTACGATCAGGGTATCATCGACACACTGCTACGGTACAAATTGCTATTTATCGAAACGCAGGACAGCGCAGAGACTTCCTATGCACTGATGAACTACGTGAAAGCATGCGAATGTGGCCGTGGAGCCGTTCTATTGGCCGTTGCTCGTGGACGCGTTTCGGAAGGTGTAGATTTTGATCATCACTTAGGTAGGGCAGTACTGATGTTTGGCATTCCGTACGTCTACACGCAGTCTAGGATACTGAAAGCTCGTCTAGATTATCTACGCGATCAGTTTCAAATAAGAGAAAACGATTTTCTCACCTTCGATGCCCTACGACATGCGGCTCAGTGCGTTGGGCGGGCCATTCG TGGTAAAACAGATTACGGTATTATGATATTCGCTGATAAACGCTTCTCACGGCAAGACAAACGAGGAAAGCTGCCCAAATGGATCCAGGAACATTTGACGGATAATCACTGCAATCTTAGTACGGAGGAATCGATGCAG CTCGCCAAACGTTGGCTCCGTCAAATGGCACAACCCTTCACTCGAGAGGACCAGCTGGGAGTGTCACTTCTCACACTGGAACAGCTGCAGAATACCGAAAAGGAGAAACTGGAGAAACAGGCTCAGGGAAAGAAGTGA
- the LOC131428490 gene encoding uncharacterized protein LOC131428490 produces MANKVDDNLKNYLGGPLVYAELKLQYPMGNLDEVLYNDMIKKLKTRLDKKPSGLVQRLRFSNRVQHPDESLEDYVLAIKLQAEFCAFGTFKDQAIRDRIISGITDTALQEKILNEDEDLSAEATEKIIITWQMAKSNAKSLGIGNKPELVSSINPANSPRGKTWQKLLSALNNAQASNIVGTPGSSRGPVKSRLGFKPYNRGDTPKARANFPDRPWERKKVDYSSLICDFCGIKGHIKKKCFKLKNLKRDAVNFGDGYEKPGTSQSKSLNEIFNRMSTKEDSDDEPEAGDIQYYNWKRPGNGTPFPDAD; encoded by the exons ATGGCCAATAAGGTTGATGATAACTTAAAAAATTACTTAGGGGGCCCGCTTGTGTATGCGGAACTGAAACTTCAGTATCCCATGGGGAATTTAGATGAAGTGTTGTATAATGacatgataaaaaaattaaaaactcgcCTTGATAAAAAACCATCTGGTTTAGTACAACGTTTAAGATTCTCCAACAGGGTACAGCACCCTGATGAGTCTTTGGAAGATTATGTCCTTGCTATTAAACTCCAAGCGGAGTTTTGTGCGTTTGGAACATTTAAAGATCAGGCTATACGGGACAGAATAATTTCTGGTATAACAGATACTGCTTTGCAAGAAAAGATACTCAATGAGGATGAAGATCTTAGTGCGGAGGCCACGGAAAAAATTATAATTACATGGCAGATGGCTAAATCAAACGCGAAGTCGCTCGGTATAGGAAATAAACCTGAATTAGTTTCATCAATAAATCCAGCAAATTCTCCCCGGGGTAAAACATGGCAAAAACTGTTAAGTGCTTTGAATAATGCACAAGCTAGTAACATTGTTGGCACCCCTGGCTCTTCAAGAGGGCCAGTAAAATCAAGATTAGGGTTTAAGCCATACAATAGGGGAGACACTCCCAAAGCTAGAGCTAATTTTCCTGACCGACCGTGGGAAAGGAAAAAGGTAGACTACTCTAGTTTAATTTGCGACTTTTGTGGAATTAAGGGGCATATAAAAAAGAAATGTTTCAagctgaaaaacttgaaaagagATGCGGTGAATTTCGGCGATGGTTACGAGAAGCCTGGGACCAGCCAAAGTAAATCACTGAATGAGATTTTCAACAGGATGTCAACAAAGGAGGACAGCGATGACGAACCTGAAGCAGGTGATATACAGT atTACAATTGGAAACGTCCTGGTAATGGCACACCGTTCCCAGATGCGGATTAG